CCTATGAGTGTGGTGAAGATTAGCCCCCCGACAATTAATGAGTTGGAAATCTCCAGGCTTAAGGTAAAATCCGGCTGTTTAATGATTTCTTCTCTGAAATAGGCCGAATTAATAAAAGTACTAATTCCTACACATATGGAGATACCGACACCCCCTCCCAGCAAGCCGATCATGGATGCCTCTAAGAGAAATAATCTCTTGATATCTAGCAGGGTAGCCCCAATCACCTTCATTACACCGATTTCCTTTTTACGCTCTGTTACTGCCATTACCATGGTATTGGTAATACCGATTGCAGCCACCAGCAATGCAACTCCACCAATTGCACCCAATGCCATTTGCATAGTTCCTATGGTTTTATTAACCAAATCCAGCATGCTTACAAGCGAGAATACCGAATACCCCCTCTTTTCAATCAGGGCAGTAATTTCCTGCACTCTATCCATATCCTTGACCTTGATCATAATCTCATTATAGGATGGCTCGTAATCAATTCCCAATGTTTCATAATAGGATTTTTCCAGCTTCATCAGGATACTTATGGGGACATACACGTTATAATCCCTATTCATATCGCCTTCTTTTAATACACCCACACCGGTTAAGGAATATAGCTTCGTTGTATTGTCTTCCTCCTGATTCTGATCCGGATTGCCAAACTGAAACTTGTATCTTTCCTCTAGTGGTTCAAACGGATATTCCTTATCGGTAGGACCAAAGGAGATTGTGATTGAGTCCTCATTCTCCTCGGTCTCTTCTTCCCTATCTGCCCCTTGAACGATTCTATTCGGATTATCCGACTCCAATTTTCGAAATTCCTCCAGAGCCTTATCTCCAAAGACAGCCTCCATCACATTATCTCTGGGAAAACGACCTTCTTTTAGTTGAAATCCAAGCTCCTCCATGAGATTGGGATCCACTCCGACAATGCTCACCGTATTATAATGCTTCGATGAATATATGGTAACAGTTGATATGAACATTGGTACCGCATATTCTACTCCATCGATCCCAGAGAGTTCCCATACATCATTTTCTGTTAATCCCGTATCGACATACTCACCGTAAAAGCGAGAGGTTTTTTCCTCATTCCAATTGGGGTATACATAAAGTACATTAATGCTGCCTATACTATCGAATTCATTCATCACTGACTTTTGTACCCCCTCTCCCAGTGCTATCATGAGTATGATTGAGGTTGTACCGATTACAATACTAAGAACCGTTAACATGGTCCTCAGCTTCCTTCGCATGAGATTTTCTCTGGCCATCTTAAATAAATCTATCAGCCTCATCTAAAC
The nucleotide sequence above comes from Variimorphobacter saccharofermentans. Encoded proteins:
- a CDS encoding ABC transporter permease, with the translated sequence MRLIDLFKMARENLMRRKLRTMLTVLSIVIGTTSIILMIALGEGVQKSVMNEFDSIGSINVLYVYPNWNEEKTSRFYGEYVDTGLTENDVWELSGIDGVEYAVPMFISTVTIYSSKHYNTVSIVGVDPNLMEELGFQLKEGRFPRDNVMEAVFGDKALEEFRKLESDNPNRIVQGADREEETEENEDSITISFGPTDKEYPFEPLEERYKFQFGNPDQNQEEDNTTKLYSLTGVGVLKEGDMNRDYNVYVPISILMKLEKSYYETLGIDYEPSYNEIMIKVKDMDRVQEITALIEKRGYSVFSLVSMLDLVNKTIGTMQMALGAIGGVALLVAAIGITNTMVMAVTERKKEIGVMKVIGATLLDIKRLFLLEASMIGLLGGGVGISICVGISTFINSAYFREEIIKQPDFTLSLEISNSLIVGGLIFTTLIGLLSGYLPALKAMKSSALEAIRND